In Synergistaceae bacterium, one DNA window encodes the following:
- a CDS encoding MFS transporter has protein sequence MNQFSLLLTKRFMPLFITQFLGAFNDNFFKSALMMLITYKLADESGLDPRILVNAAAGIFILPFFVFAPTASDLADRFDRAVLMRWVKFAEIVVMTGATLGFVLHNLWLLIIVLFMMGAQSAFFSPAKYGILPQHLAEHELIAGNGLIQMGTYLAILTGTIAGGLLILRENGIYLVGLGAVMIAFAGWVSSLFIPPTTPIDSNRKISFKLISRTSEMFREIWPMRQVFCSMLAISWFWLVGSVFLAQFSTYSRLILGTDESVATSFLAIFSCGIGLGSMACNSILKGQITTKYVPSAAYGIAISSVLLWYVSDRPPVDSSAQIIGAFEFFSRPENLLIPACLFMIAFCGGLYIVPLYAVMQNRAPESKVSSVIACSNISDSIFMALAAVGASILIGSGLTIPQLFLTMGPTTFIVGLLVGMI, from the coding sequence ATGAATCAATTTTCTTTGTTATTGACTAAAAGATTTATGCCGCTGTTCATAACTCAATTTTTAGGGGCATTCAACGATAATTTTTTCAAGAGTGCATTAATGATGTTAATCACTTACAAATTAGCAGACGAGTCCGGACTTGATCCGCGTATACTTGTTAATGCAGCTGCGGGGATATTTATATTGCCGTTTTTCGTGTTTGCTCCGACGGCGAGTGATTTAGCAGATAGATTTGACAGGGCTGTATTAATGCGCTGGGTAAAATTCGCTGAAATTGTAGTAATGACCGGTGCGACACTGGGATTTGTGTTACATAATTTATGGCTGTTAATAATCGTGTTATTCATGATGGGCGCGCAGTCAGCATTTTTCAGTCCGGCAAAATACGGCATTCTACCGCAGCACTTGGCCGAGCATGAATTAATTGCAGGTAACGGCTTAATTCAAATGGGTACTTACTTGGCAATATTAACAGGAACTATAGCGGGCGGATTGTTAATTTTGCGTGAAAACGGGATTTATTTAGTCGGACTCGGTGCTGTAATGATTGCATTTGCCGGCTGGGTGAGCAGTTTATTTATTCCACCTACAACGCCTATAGACTCGAACCGCAAAATTTCATTTAAATTAATATCTCGAACGTCTGAAATGTTTAGAGAAATTTGGCCTATGAGACAAGTATTTTGCTCAATGCTGGCTATTTCGTGGTTCTGGCTGGTCGGGTCTGTATTTCTTGCGCAGTTCTCTACTTATTCGCGTTTAATTCTCGGAACTGATGAGAGTGTTGCTACAAGTTTTCTTGCTATATTTTCATGCGGTATAGGTTTAGGCTCGATGGCTTGTAATTCTATTCTGAAGGGGCAAATCACGACAAAATATGTACCGTCGGCGGCATATGGTATAGCGATTTCAAGCGTTTTATTATGGTATGTGAGCGACCGCCCCCCCGTTGATTCCAGTGCGCAAATAATCGGAGCGTTTGAATTTTTCTCCCGGCCTGAAAATCTTTTGATTCCTGCGTGTTTATTTATGATTGCTTTCTGCGGAGGTTTGTATATTGTGCCTCTTTACGCCGTTATGCAGAATAGAGCGCCCGAGTCAAAAGTTTCTAGTGTTATAGCCTGCTCAAATATAAGTGATTCTATTTTTATGGCACTTGCTGCAGTGGGAGCGAGTATCTTAATAGGCAGCGGTCTGACAATTCCGCAGTTATTCTTGACTATGGGACCGACAACTTTTATTGTAGGCTTGTTAGTGGGAATGATTTAA
- a CDS encoding DUF2085 domain-containing protein: MKYTLAEKILIALFVDNILLAKYWRCHQLSERSFFVRGRQFHICARCTGIFTGYIFSLIFWLFMGEKVITIFIICASIMALDGFTQLYNFRESNNFLRFITGFGFGLTFPAFCIEIILKIFS, encoded by the coding sequence ATGAAATATACTCTTGCTGAAAAAATTTTAATAGCTTTATTCGTCGATAATATTTTACTCGCTAAATATTGGCGGTGTCATCAGTTGTCTGAACGCTCGTTTTTTGTCAGGGGCAGACAGTTTCATATTTGCGCGCGGTGTACGGGAATCTTCACGGGATATATTTTTTCGTTGATATTCTGGCTGTTTATGGGCGAAAAGGTTATTACAATTTTTATTATATGCGCTTCTATAATGGCACTTGACGGCTTCACGCAGTTATATAATTTTCGAGAGAGTAATAATTTTCTGCGATTTATTACGGGATTTGGATTTGGTCTAACATTTCCGGCGTTCTGTATTGAGATTATATTAAAAATTTTTTCATGA